A region of Sparus aurata chromosome 8, fSpaAur1.1, whole genome shotgun sequence DNA encodes the following proteins:
- the b3gnt9 gene encoding UDP-GlcNAc:betaGal beta-1,3-N-acetylglucosaminyltransferase 9 isoform X2, with protein MLKKMMTMRRILHVKGDVMCTVLLLLLFCLLLYARQVVLSSGWDRPSWKFEIHDSPSSSRALLGASGAKSDQESAGAPSSPSEPQLPACKPQSKSKPPQSKSKSQVKSKGKSKTRRKNAVPTKAAGKPLPTMPPFDFEGYLREKDKRDFNLLIDQPEKCHIRGAEEGGGGSTESSTAPYMLIAVKSVAADFDKRQVVRRTWGKEGLFQNGVSIRTVFLLGVPRNRTALPLWDRLLTYESETFKDILLWDFEDTFFNLTLKETHFLKWVNGSCPDVKFIFKGDADVYVNVENILEMLQGRKPDEDLFVGDIIINAKPIRRRSSKYYVPEFVYGVGLYPNYAGGGGFVMSGHTARRLSSACQQVELFPIDDVFLGMCLQLIGIKPTRHQGFRTFGIPRPSAAPHLQTFDPCFYRELMVVHSLSVPQIWLMWNLLHDPKLSCHNRTSPTTWPFKWKGRMGESREEVTDYGEKQVFFTH; from the exons ATGCTGAAGAAGATGATGACCATGAGGAGGATCCTACATGTGAAGGGAGATGTGATGTGCACtgtgctgctactgctgctgttctgtctgctgctctATGCCCGCCAG GTGGTGCTCTCCTCCGGGTGGGACAGACCTTCGTGGAAGTTTGAAATCCACGACTCCCCCAGCTCCAGCAGGGCCCTGCTTGGTGCCAGCGGGGCTAAATCAGACCAGGAGTCTGCAGGG GCCCCATCCAGCCCATCAGAGCCACAGCTGCCTGCCTGCAAACCCCAGTCCAAGTCCAAACCTCCTCAGTCTAAGTCCAAATCTCAGGTCAAATCGAAAGGCAAATCCAAGACACGACGGAAAAATGCGGTGCCGACCAAGGCCGCTGGCAAGCCCCTGCCCACAATGCCGCCGTTTGACTTCGAGGGCTACCTGAGAGAAAAGGACAAAAGAGACTTTAATCTGCTCATAGACCAGCCAGAGAAATGTCACATCAGAGGAGccgaggagggaggaggaggaagtacAGAGTCTTCTACTGCCCCCTACATGCTCATCGCAGTGAAATCGGTCGCAGCAGACTTTGATAAACGTCAG GTGGTGCGTCGGACCTGGGGTAAAGAGGGCCTTTTCCAAAATGGTGTGTCCATCCGTACCGTTTTCCTGCTGGGGGTTCCCAGGAATCGGACCGCTCTGCCTCTGTGGGATCGGCTCCTGACCTACGAGAGTGAAACCTTCAAGGACATCCTGCTCTGGGACTTTGAAGACACCTTCTTCAACCTGACACTGaaggaaacacattttctgaaatggGTCAACGGCAGCTGTCCTGATGTCAA GTTCATCTTCAAGGGTGATGCCGATGTGTACGTCAATGTGGAGAATATTTTAGAGATGCTGCAAGGGCGCAAGCCAGACGAGGATCTGTTTGTTGGTGATATTATTATCAATGCTAAGCCCATTCGCCGGCGCAGCTCCAAGTACTATGTGCCAGAGTTTGTCTATGGGGTGGGTCTGTACCCCAATtatgctggaggaggagggtttgTCATGTCAGGACACACGGCTCGGAGGCTTAGCTCGGCCTGTCAGCAG GTGGAGTTGTTCCCCATCGATGACGTCTTCCTGGGAATGTGCCTCCAGCTGATCGGCATCAAACCGACGCGCCACCAGGGCTTCCGCACCTTCGGGATCCCCCGGCCGTCGGCAGCGCCCCACCTCCAGACGTTCGACCCCTGTTTTTACAGGGAACTGATGGTTGTCCACAGCCTCAGTGTTCCTCAGATCTGGCTCATGTGGAACCTCCTGCACGACCCCAAACTGAGCTGCCACAACAGGACCAGCCCGACAACCTGGCCCTTCAAGTGGAAGGGGAGGAtgggagagagcagggaggaggtgacGGACTACGGTGAGAAGCAGGTGTTCTTCACGCATTAG
- the b3gnt9 gene encoding UDP-GlcNAc:betaGal beta-1,3-N-acetylglucosaminyltransferase 9 isoform X1: MLKKMMTMRRILHVKGDVMCTVLLLLLFCLLLYARQVVLSSGWDRPSWKFEIHDSPSSSRALLGASGAKSDQESAGQAPSSPSEPQLPACKPQSKSKPPQSKSKSQVKSKGKSKTRRKNAVPTKAAGKPLPTMPPFDFEGYLREKDKRDFNLLIDQPEKCHIRGAEEGGGGSTESSTAPYMLIAVKSVAADFDKRQVVRRTWGKEGLFQNGVSIRTVFLLGVPRNRTALPLWDRLLTYESETFKDILLWDFEDTFFNLTLKETHFLKWVNGSCPDVKFIFKGDADVYVNVENILEMLQGRKPDEDLFVGDIIINAKPIRRRSSKYYVPEFVYGVGLYPNYAGGGGFVMSGHTARRLSSACQQVELFPIDDVFLGMCLQLIGIKPTRHQGFRTFGIPRPSAAPHLQTFDPCFYRELMVVHSLSVPQIWLMWNLLHDPKLSCHNRTSPTTWPFKWKGRMGESREEVTDYGEKQVFFTH; the protein is encoded by the exons ATGCTGAAGAAGATGATGACCATGAGGAGGATCCTACATGTGAAGGGAGATGTGATGTGCACtgtgctgctactgctgctgttctgtctgctgctctATGCCCGCCAG GTGGTGCTCTCCTCCGGGTGGGACAGACCTTCGTGGAAGTTTGAAATCCACGACTCCCCCAGCTCCAGCAGGGCCCTGCTTGGTGCCAGCGGGGCTAAATCAGACCAGGAGTCTGCAGGG CAGGCCCCATCCAGCCCATCAGAGCCACAGCTGCCTGCCTGCAAACCCCAGTCCAAGTCCAAACCTCCTCAGTCTAAGTCCAAATCTCAGGTCAAATCGAAAGGCAAATCCAAGACACGACGGAAAAATGCGGTGCCGACCAAGGCCGCTGGCAAGCCCCTGCCCACAATGCCGCCGTTTGACTTCGAGGGCTACCTGAGAGAAAAGGACAAAAGAGACTTTAATCTGCTCATAGACCAGCCAGAGAAATGTCACATCAGAGGAGccgaggagggaggaggaggaagtacAGAGTCTTCTACTGCCCCCTACATGCTCATCGCAGTGAAATCGGTCGCAGCAGACTTTGATAAACGTCAG GTGGTGCGTCGGACCTGGGGTAAAGAGGGCCTTTTCCAAAATGGTGTGTCCATCCGTACCGTTTTCCTGCTGGGGGTTCCCAGGAATCGGACCGCTCTGCCTCTGTGGGATCGGCTCCTGACCTACGAGAGTGAAACCTTCAAGGACATCCTGCTCTGGGACTTTGAAGACACCTTCTTCAACCTGACACTGaaggaaacacattttctgaaatggGTCAACGGCAGCTGTCCTGATGTCAA GTTCATCTTCAAGGGTGATGCCGATGTGTACGTCAATGTGGAGAATATTTTAGAGATGCTGCAAGGGCGCAAGCCAGACGAGGATCTGTTTGTTGGTGATATTATTATCAATGCTAAGCCCATTCGCCGGCGCAGCTCCAAGTACTATGTGCCAGAGTTTGTCTATGGGGTGGGTCTGTACCCCAATtatgctggaggaggagggtttgTCATGTCAGGACACACGGCTCGGAGGCTTAGCTCGGCCTGTCAGCAG GTGGAGTTGTTCCCCATCGATGACGTCTTCCTGGGAATGTGCCTCCAGCTGATCGGCATCAAACCGACGCGCCACCAGGGCTTCCGCACCTTCGGGATCCCCCGGCCGTCGGCAGCGCCCCACCTCCAGACGTTCGACCCCTGTTTTTACAGGGAACTGATGGTTGTCCACAGCCTCAGTGTTCCTCAGATCTGGCTCATGTGGAACCTCCTGCACGACCCCAAACTGAGCTGCCACAACAGGACCAGCCCGACAACCTGGCCCTTCAAGTGGAAGGGGAGGAtgggagagagcagggaggaggtgacGGACTACGGTGAGAAGCAGGTGTTCTTCACGCATTAG